One genomic region from Chondrinema litorale encodes:
- a CDS encoding GntR family transcriptional regulator, whose product MKTTNLLVEIEDNSKLPKYQQFVNTILDKINSGVLKEGDRLPSIINSSIDFDLSRDTISRAYKELFAKGVITSIYRKGYFVSNTSTVSSKKRVLFITGKCSTTNQMFYNQIAREMENHHIQTDYMLSHNNLNILKNIINKEVGNYHIFIIEPQILSKKDILDLFDKKAVRSNIIFLNDDNEVVPNGIDHVSFNIDEELYSILSRLTNDLKHYKTLNLVLPEFEYFPSGFINGFFRYCDDQNIKGKIVEELKEVEKEHGYFVVDEHTLFYLAELMEKKGLKAGKDVGLITLFEKDYLKYMFNGITSINWFSGKLARYIAHFIVHKKAEEQHWPAVLYMRNSI is encoded by the coding sequence ATGAAAACTACGAACTTACTAGTTGAGATTGAAGATAATTCTAAATTGCCCAAGTATCAGCAATTTGTAAATACTATACTAGACAAAATAAATTCAGGGGTATTGAAAGAAGGTGATCGGCTGCCTTCTATCATTAATTCGAGCATCGATTTTGACCTTTCGAGAGACACGATTAGCAGAGCTTACAAAGAGTTGTTTGCCAAAGGCGTAATTACTTCCATTTATCGCAAAGGTTATTTTGTTTCTAACACTTCTACCGTTTCGAGCAAAAAGAGAGTGCTGTTTATCACTGGCAAATGCAGTACTACCAACCAAATGTTTTACAACCAGATTGCCAGAGAAATGGAAAACCACCATATTCAGACAGATTATATGCTGAGCCATAACAACCTGAATATTTTAAAAAACATCATCAACAAAGAAGTTGGGAACTATCATATTTTTATTATCGAACCTCAAATTCTTTCTAAAAAAGACATCCTAGATTTATTTGATAAAAAAGCGGTGAGGAGTAATATCATTTTTTTGAATGATGATAATGAAGTAGTTCCAAATGGGATAGACCATGTTTCTTTCAATATAGACGAAGAATTATACAGCATTTTAAGCCGACTAACCAATGATTTAAAACATTATAAAACGCTCAATCTGGTTTTGCCGGAGTTCGAGTATTTTCCTTCTGGTTTTATTAATGGTTTTTTTAGGTATTGCGACGATCAAAACATTAAAGGCAAAATAGTAGAAGAACTCAAAGAGGTTGAAAAAGAGCACGGATATTTTGTGGTAGACGAACATACGCTCTTTTATCTGGCAGAACTAATGGAAAAGAAAGGATTAAAAGCAGGAAAAGATGTGGGTTTAATCACCTTGTTTGAAAAAGATTATCTCAAATATATGTTTAACGGCATTACTTCTATCAACTGGTTTAGTGGAAAACTTGCCCGATATATCGCTCATTTTATTGTACACAAAAAAGCCGAAGAGCAACATTGGCCGGCAGTGCTTTACATGAGAAATTCAATTTAG
- a CDS encoding OmpA family protein, whose amino-acid sequence MNFSRKYIGALLISGMVFSTSCNSWNGTAKGGAIGAGSGAALGGIIGNRSGNTAEGAILGAAIGGVTGAAIGRYMDKQKEDLEQDLGNSADVERVGEGILVTFDSGILFGFDSDDLNAEVKNELDKFSETLNEYSETDIVIQGYTDSIGSDNYNLKLSKERAQSVQTYLSGLGIKSNRMNVEGLGESNPVASNDTPEGREQNRRVEVAIFANDDLKQKAETGEI is encoded by the coding sequence ATGAACTTTTCAAGAAAATATATAGGCGCACTTTTAATATCGGGAATGGTATTTAGTACAAGTTGTAACAGTTGGAATGGTACTGCCAAAGGTGGTGCAATTGGAGCAGGTAGTGGAGCTGCGTTAGGCGGTATTATCGGTAACAGATCAGGTAACACAGCAGAGGGAGCCATTTTAGGTGCAGCAATTGGTGGTGTAACAGGTGCAGCAATCGGTCGCTACATGGATAAACAAAAAGAAGATTTAGAGCAAGACTTAGGTAATTCGGCAGATGTAGAAAGAGTAGGTGAAGGTATTCTAGTAACTTTTGATTCTGGTATCCTTTTCGGTTTTGACTCTGATGATTTGAATGCAGAAGTGAAGAATGAACTAGATAAATTCTCTGAAACATTGAACGAATATTCAGAAACAGATATAGTAATCCAAGGATATACTGATAGTATCGGTTCAGATAATTATAACTTAAAACTTTCTAAAGAAAGAGCTCAATCTGTACAAACTTACTTAAGTGGATTAGGTATTAAATCTAACAGAATGAATGTAGAAGGTTTAGGCGAAAGTAACCCAGTTGCTTCTAACGATACCCCAGAAGGTAGAGAACAAAACAGAAGAGTAGAGGTTGCGATTTTCGCTAACGACGATCTTAAACAAAAAGCAGAAACTGGTGAGATTTAA
- a CDS encoding porin family protein, translated as MKNLNIFYKTLIISCLSILAFNAANAQARLGFKGGMNLTKFDIDQVETQNLSRAAFGVFGEVPLTSNVGISTEINYSNEGSAYNNNPLIDETRVSYLEIPVLANIYLSNSWIRPKIFGGPSMSFLMNAENEMIDGSTVDIEDNYKENEIGAVLGAGIDFKITGENYLILDARYDLGLSELDNVDIGTFKNRGFRFNVGFSFPVSSY; from the coding sequence ATGAAAAATCTGAATATTTTTTACAAAACTTTAATAATCAGCTGTCTTTCTATACTTGCATTTAATGCAGCAAACGCACAAGCAAGGTTGGGTTTTAAAGGTGGTATGAACCTTACAAAATTCGACATCGATCAAGTTGAAACACAAAACTTAAGTAGAGCTGCTTTTGGTGTTTTTGGTGAAGTGCCTTTAACTTCTAATGTAGGTATCTCAACTGAGATTAACTATTCGAACGAGGGTTCGGCATATAACAACAACCCATTAATAGACGAAACAAGAGTATCTTATTTAGAGATTCCAGTATTGGCAAATATCTATTTATCTAACTCTTGGATTAGACCTAAAATCTTTGGTGGTCCTTCTATGAGCTTTTTAATGAATGCCGAGAATGAGATGATCGACGGTTCTACAGTAGATATCGAAGATAACTATAAAGAAAATGAGATTGGTGCCGTACTCGGTGCAGGTATCGACTTTAAAATAACTGGTGAAAACTATTTAATTCTAGATGCCAGATATGATCTTGGCTTGTCGGAACTTGACAATGTAGACATCGGTACTTTTAAAAACAGAGGATTTAGATTTAATGTAGGTTTTAGCTTCCCAGTAAGCAGCTACTAG
- a CDS encoding GyrI-like domain-containing protein, with protein sequence METQELASFNVVGLAVRSTNENNQIAQDITELWNVFLSENVMAQIPGKISEDIYCIYTEYESDYTKPYTVLLGCNVESLKNIPKKFKSITIENGPFKKFVAKGNVQQGSVWEEWTKIWNTDLDRAYVADFEVYGKKAQNPEDAEVDIFIGVKSA encoded by the coding sequence ATGGAAACACAGGAGTTAGCATCTTTTAATGTGGTAGGTTTAGCTGTAAGAAGTACCAACGAAAATAACCAGATTGCTCAAGATATTACTGAGTTGTGGAATGTATTTTTATCTGAAAATGTGATGGCGCAAATTCCAGGTAAAATTAGCGAAGATATATATTGCATTTATACAGAATACGAATCGGATTATACCAAGCCTTATACTGTGCTTTTGGGTTGTAATGTGGAAAGTTTAAAGAATATCCCTAAAAAGTTTAAGAGCATTACCATTGAAAATGGACCTTTTAAAAAATTTGTAGCCAAAGGAAATGTCCAACAAGGTTCTGTTTGGGAAGAATGGACTAAAATCTGGAATACTGATTTAGACAGGGCTTATGTGGCAGATTTTGAAGTTTATGGTAAAAAAGCGCAAAATCCGGAAGATGCCGAAGTGGATATTTTTATTGGGGTAAAAAGTGCTTAA
- a CDS encoding hybrid sensor histidine kinase/response regulator transcription factor, producing the protein MNTSDGLSQNNILDIQEDYVGFIWLATGDGLNRYDGTSFKVYRKELNTGIDFFNVNEVHESADSTLWIGTKNGGLCKYNRKEDSFQQYIDRDGYSLSRKSVNTIADDGKGNLIISYETGKLVLLDLEKNIFYWDFLKSLTDKYEIEALTVDRAGNLWLGANEGKIIHAVYDNSSQYYQIKKECNTTGRIRNLQFGDSVIWIASDEGVLSLNVASEELNNLPDLNYRLETVSISDVLTDQQGYCWIGTSILGLYRYDPKTGELLDFKERGKSQRIVGNGITSIYCDKNNNIWIGTYASGVNLFSRERHLFKEYMLIDGNTNPFKGSNVPCFALSDSKNIWMANGGELSLLKTGKAYHYIETEKDSFQILNQKVNHFYEDKAGNYWIGTRKHGLKYYRKGEGFIQIEQLKNIFVNDMLETSDNRFFIAHNKGIKEITTDLKVKEIANNHPEIQTYVISIAQDVNGDLLIGTNNRGLFRYNETQDTLMKIGGEEISEPLNVSDILIDQQERIWVGSFGAGLLLYNRKEHLLKRVEFDILPPSDIVKSIEEDNAGRIWFSTNKGISMYEPETKQLFNYTTDDGLQGDEFIINASLKDADGNLLFGGFDGFNYFDPLAFQEQKTENDVLVSGINFLNENNQKAKIQHDQNGIIKSAKLPYFLNDFTISLASRYFAYKEQPEFWYKLSGYKEDWVHVKGANTITFTNLDPGNYQLIVDPSKLPTENTQLEILQIEINPPVWQTVYAYLAYTAILIFLVILFRRKTLANEKLKADLRIKELDAKKIIELNKLKSSFFTNVSHEFRTPITLLLGPLESLMKSTRTNEKLFFKYKLMHKNAKVLLRLINQILDTSKIEFGFMPLQVSKGNIISHIRDIYSSFEFLADTHQIKYTFECNFHNLQAYFDKDKVEKITYNLLSNAFKFTKDGGEISVILNLIPSKERRGYTDRLIMTVGDNGIGISKENLELIFSSFYQGEQLPRREHIGSGIGLSLTKQLVSLHQGKISVESEYGKGSLFSVELPLNKESYPDFIDDNYKESPDRQLNLEFEDELEAISLTSNPTNQTYENYDQVLIIDDNSDILDYLNIELGNKYRIYQATDGKSGLDMAIRNIPDLIITDVMMPGLNGYELCEKLKKDPRTNHIPVIIITALSESKDKIKGLEIGADDYITKPFNMAILQQRIGNIITNRTKLKKHYDVKETLPNKIHFEDAFIQQVADKILEHIQEENLTVESLASMFNISSMQLYRKIRGALNLSPNEFIRFIRLNCAANILRNHKEKNIAEVAYEVGFKDPSYFSRCFKKQFELSPKDFVNELFL; encoded by the coding sequence TTGAATACCTCTGATGGACTCTCTCAAAACAACATTCTCGATATTCAAGAAGACTATGTGGGTTTTATCTGGTTGGCTACCGGCGATGGTTTAAACCGCTATGATGGCACCAGTTTTAAAGTTTACAGAAAAGAGCTAAATACAGGAATAGATTTTTTCAATGTAAATGAGGTTCACGAATCAGCCGACAGTACTTTGTGGATTGGAACCAAAAATGGAGGTTTGTGCAAGTACAATCGAAAAGAAGATTCATTCCAGCAATACATCGACCGAGATGGTTATTCCCTTAGTAGAAAATCTGTAAATACCATTGCAGATGATGGCAAAGGCAATCTGATTATTTCTTATGAAACCGGAAAGTTGGTCTTACTAGATTTAGAGAAAAATATTTTCTATTGGGATTTCCTAAAATCTTTAACAGACAAATACGAGATTGAAGCGCTAACTGTAGATCGGGCTGGCAACCTTTGGTTAGGTGCGAATGAAGGAAAAATCATCCATGCTGTTTATGATAATAGCAGCCAATATTACCAAATCAAAAAAGAATGTAATACCACCGGTAGAATTAGAAACCTACAGTTTGGAGACAGTGTAATTTGGATTGCTTCTGATGAAGGTGTTTTGAGTTTGAATGTGGCTTCCGAAGAACTCAACAATCTGCCAGACTTGAATTATCGATTAGAAACTGTTTCTATTTCCGATGTACTCACAGACCAACAAGGTTACTGTTGGATAGGCACAAGTATTTTGGGTTTGTATCGCTATGACCCAAAGACGGGCGAACTGCTAGATTTTAAAGAAAGAGGCAAAAGTCAGCGTATCGTTGGTAATGGTATCACAAGCATTTATTGCGATAAGAATAACAATATTTGGATTGGCACATATGCCTCAGGAGTAAACCTATTTAGTAGGGAAAGGCACCTATTTAAGGAATATATGTTAATAGACGGTAATACAAATCCGTTTAAAGGGTCAAATGTGCCCTGCTTTGCGCTTTCTGATAGTAAAAATATATGGATGGCCAACGGAGGGGAGTTAAGTCTTCTAAAGACCGGAAAAGCCTATCATTACATCGAGACTGAAAAAGATTCTTTTCAAATACTCAATCAAAAAGTCAATCATTTTTACGAAGACAAAGCTGGCAATTATTGGATTGGCACTAGAAAACATGGCTTAAAATATTATCGAAAAGGAGAGGGCTTCATTCAAATAGAGCAATTGAAAAATATTTTTGTGAATGATATGCTCGAAACATCAGACAACAGGTTTTTTATTGCACATAACAAAGGCATAAAAGAAATTACGACTGATCTCAAAGTAAAAGAGATTGCCAATAATCATCCCGAAATACAAACTTATGTAATCAGCATTGCACAAGATGTCAACGGAGATTTGCTTATTGGTACCAACAACAGAGGTTTGTTTCGCTATAATGAAACCCAAGATACCTTGATGAAAATAGGAGGGGAAGAGATAAGCGAACCACTCAATGTTAGCGACATTCTTATAGATCAGCAAGAGCGAATTTGGGTGGGAAGTTTTGGTGCGGGTTTGCTATTGTACAACCGGAAAGAACATCTTTTAAAGCGAGTAGAGTTTGATATTCTTCCTCCAAGTGATATTGTAAAATCGATTGAAGAAGACAATGCTGGCAGGATCTGGTTTAGTACCAATAAGGGGATTTCCATGTATGAGCCAGAAACCAAACAGTTGTTTAATTATACCACAGACGATGGTTTGCAAGGAGATGAGTTTATCATTAATGCCAGTTTAAAAGATGCGGATGGCAATTTGCTTTTCGGTGGTTTCGATGGTTTTAACTATTTTGATCCTTTAGCATTTCAAGAGCAGAAAACTGAAAATGATGTTTTGGTTTCAGGAATTAATTTTTTGAATGAGAACAACCAAAAAGCCAAAATTCAGCATGACCAAAATGGAATTATTAAAAGTGCAAAGCTGCCATATTTCTTAAATGATTTCACTATTTCTCTGGCTTCCAGATACTTTGCTTACAAAGAACAGCCTGAGTTTTGGTATAAGTTGAGTGGTTACAAGGAAGATTGGGTGCATGTGAAAGGAGCCAATACCATTACCTTTACCAATCTCGATCCGGGTAATTACCAATTGATTGTAGATCCATCTAAGCTGCCAACAGAAAATACCCAACTCGAAATATTACAAATAGAAATCAATCCGCCAGTTTGGCAAACTGTTTATGCCTATTTGGCCTACACAGCTATATTGATTTTTTTAGTGATTTTGTTCAGAAGAAAAACACTGGCAAACGAAAAGCTAAAAGCTGATTTGCGGATAAAAGAACTAGATGCCAAAAAAATTATAGAGTTAAATAAACTAAAATCCAGTTTTTTTACCAATGTGTCGCATGAGTTCAGAACGCCGATTACGCTCTTGTTAGGTCCATTAGAAAGCTTAATGAAATCTACCAGAACCAATGAAAAGCTGTTTTTCAAATACAAATTGATGCATAAAAATGCCAAGGTATTACTGAGGTTGATCAATCAGATTCTTGATACTTCTAAAATCGAGTTTGGTTTTATGCCTTTGCAAGTTTCAAAAGGGAATATCATTTCTCACATAAGAGATATTTATAGTTCTTTTGAGTTTTTGGCAGATACACATCAGATCAAATACACCTTCGAATGTAATTTCCATAACCTGCAAGCTTATTTTGATAAAGACAAAGTAGAGAAAATCACCTACAACCTGCTTTCTAATGCTTTTAAATTCACGAAAGATGGTGGTGAAATTAGTGTGATTCTCAACCTGATTCCATCAAAAGAAAGAAGAGGTTATACAGATCGATTGATTATGACAGTTGGCGACAATGGCATTGGCATTAGTAAAGAAAATCTAGAATTGATTTTTTCTAGTTTCTATCAAGGGGAACAGCTTCCTCGACGCGAGCATATTGGTAGCGGTATCGGGCTTTCACTTACGAAACAATTGGTTAGTTTGCATCAAGGTAAAATTTCTGTGGAGTCTGAGTATGGTAAAGGAAGTTTGTTTTCTGTGGAGCTACCACTCAACAAAGAGAGTTACCCAGACTTTATCGACGACAATTATAAGGAAAGTCCAGACCGCCAACTCAATCTAGAGTTTGAAGACGAACTGGAAGCAATCAGTCTTACTTCTAATCCAACAAATCAAACTTACGAAAACTACGATCAGGTACTCATTATCGACGACAACTCAGATATTTTGGATTATCTCAACATCGAATTGGGCAATAAATACAGAATTTATCAGGCAACAGATGGCAAATCTGGTTTAGATATGGCGATTAGAAATATTCCAGACCTCATTATTACCGATGTGATGATGCCCGGATTAAACGGTTATGAACTTTGCGAAAAACTCAAAAAAGATCCACGAACTAATCATATTCCGGTAATAATTATTACAGCTCTGTCTGAAAGTAAAGACAAGATTAAGGGCTTGGAGATCGGAGCAGACGATTACATTACTAAACCTTTTAACATGGCGATTCTACAGCAAAGAATCGGAAATATTATTACAAACCGAACTAAGCTAAAAAAGCATTATGATGTAAAAGAGACTTTGCCAAATAAAATCCATTTTGAAGATGCGTTTATTCAGCAAGTAGCCGATAAGATTTTGGAACATATTCAAGAAGAAAATCTAACAGTAGAATCTTTAGCGAGTATGTTTAACATTTCGAGTATGCAACTTTACAGAAAAATTAGGGGAGCCTTAAATCTGTCGCCGAATGAGTTTATCCGATTTATCCGCTTAAATTGTGCGGCAAACATCCTCAGAAACCATAAAGAAAAAAACATTGCCGAAGTAGCTTACGAAGTGGGTTTTAAAGACCCTTCTTACTTTTCGAGATGCTTTAAAAAGCAATTTGAATTGAGCCCCAAAGATTTTGTAAATGAGTTGTTTCTGTGA
- a CDS encoding DUF1328 domain-containing protein: MLRWTVIFLIVAIIAAVFGFGGIAAGAASIAKILFFVFLIVFVISLLMGLVRGKP, from the coding sequence ATGTTACGCTGGACAGTAATATTCTTAATTGTAGCAATTATTGCCGCTGTCTTTGGATTCGGTGGTATCGCTGCAGGTGCAGCCTCAATTGCTAAAATATTATTCTTTGTATTCCTAATAGTATTTGTAATCTCACTACTAATGGGACTCGTAAGAGGCAAACCATAG
- a CDS encoding helix-turn-helix transcriptional regulator has translation MIDKEDIPRLSRLTAILTILQSGKAITAAELAEKFSVSKRTAYRDLKALERAGVPVFSEEGKGFSLVDGFRLPPIMFTEEEANALITAEKLIDSGKDDSLIKNHKEAISKIKAVLRYSSKEKTHLLGERMVVFNNYQKEITSDSLASVQMAITHNQLIKINYHSLGKNEKTCRTIEPYALYNSRENWILIAWCKLRDNYREFRLDRIDTYQIMPDKFKDRDFELMEYFRMIYQYDQNQ, from the coding sequence ATGATTGATAAAGAAGATATACCCAGACTCTCAAGACTTACAGCTATTTTAACCATTCTTCAATCTGGCAAAGCCATTACTGCTGCAGAACTGGCAGAGAAATTTAGTGTGAGCAAAAGAACCGCTTATCGCGATTTAAAAGCATTGGAAAGGGCAGGGGTTCCTGTTTTTTCAGAAGAAGGAAAAGGTTTTTCTCTGGTTGATGGTTTCAGGCTGCCGCCGATTATGTTTACCGAAGAAGAAGCCAATGCGCTCATTACCGCAGAAAAGCTGATCGATAGTGGTAAAGATGATTCACTTATCAAAAACCACAAAGAAGCAATTTCCAAGATAAAAGCAGTTTTGCGCTACTCTAGCAAAGAAAAAACACATTTGTTGGGAGAACGAATGGTAGTTTTTAATAACTATCAAAAAGAAATAACCAGCGATTCGTTGGCATCTGTGCAAATGGCGATTACGCATAATCAACTTATCAAAATTAATTATCATTCTCTGGGCAAAAATGAAAAAACATGTAGAACAATTGAGCCTTATGCCCTTTACAATAGCAGAGAAAACTGGATTTTAATTGCTTGGTGTAAATTGAGAGATAATTACAGAGAATTTCGACTAGATCGCATTGATACTTATCAAATAATGCCAGACAAGTTTAAAGATCGAGATTTTGAGTTGATGGAATATTTTAGAATGATTTATCAGTACGACCAGAACCAGTGA
- a CDS encoding RagB/SusD family nutrient uptake outer membrane protein, protein MKKYIILLLTGFLLTTCTDMLDQTDPTGPTGDNFFQTENDLQQAVVAAYSGLSLPISLHRLNILGFEQFTDNIYNGSATGDGAFGAWSTFSYDTQNQAIQENYRGFYQLINMCNQVIIRGSEADVSDEVLTQVVAEVTFLRGYAHFMLTLIWGDVPIVTEITNDPSGFAPEVSTADEVYEQVISDLTFAEENLSSVSAQGGRVNSWTAKAMLAKVYLFGADELGNDAWYSMSESKAAEVINSSTFGLFNELSTPKENLESIFQTYNENGKEHIFTVNHYNSGGNWSDNNVASEFPMASTARQMRNNNNMWGYGWAYVYEAIGTQWDDADARKDYNLWMQDEPIIVNGDTTGYYDQTNQNRCCARANGMCLQKFWYQENSKNVNGRSTLGFPVMRYADLLLMYAEADLLSDGTISAVGLEAINEVRNRAGLEDLSSGEITIEKILEERRWELFGESKRWFDFMRKRNSMPNLFTQAAAAIVAGDTDGDDNDFAAFTPAKHWKMPYPQSAVDRNPNLVQKPAWSAGD, encoded by the coding sequence ATGAAAAAATATATCATTCTTTTGCTCACAGGATTTCTGCTGACAACCTGTACAGATATGCTCGATCAAACCGATCCGACAGGGCCTACTGGTGACAACTTCTTCCAAACTGAAAACGATTTGCAACAAGCAGTAGTAGCAGCTTATTCAGGCTTATCGCTTCCCATTTCCCTTCACCGATTAAACATCTTGGGATTCGAGCAATTTACAGATAATATCTACAATGGTTCGGCCACTGGAGATGGTGCTTTTGGCGCTTGGTCAACCTTTAGTTACGATACACAGAATCAAGCAATACAAGAGAATTACAGAGGTTTTTATCAGCTGATAAATATGTGTAATCAAGTAATAATTCGTGGTTCAGAAGCAGATGTAAGTGATGAGGTTTTAACTCAGGTAGTGGCAGAAGTTACTTTTCTGAGAGGATATGCCCACTTTATGCTCACTTTAATCTGGGGTGATGTGCCCATAGTAACAGAGATTACCAACGATCCTTCTGGTTTTGCACCTGAGGTTTCTACTGCAGATGAAGTTTACGAACAAGTAATTTCAGATTTAACTTTTGCAGAAGAAAATCTTTCATCAGTATCTGCTCAAGGAGGTAGAGTAAACAGTTGGACGGCCAAAGCCATGTTGGCAAAAGTCTATCTTTTTGGTGCAGATGAATTGGGTAATGATGCTTGGTACAGCATGTCAGAATCTAAAGCGGCAGAAGTAATCAACAGCAGTACATTCGGCTTGTTTAACGAACTTTCTACCCCGAAAGAAAATCTCGAATCGATCTTCCAAACTTATAATGAAAACGGCAAAGAACACATCTTTACAGTAAACCATTACAACAGTGGTGGCAATTGGAGTGACAACAATGTAGCATCAGAATTTCCGATGGCATCTACTGCTCGCCAAATGCGAAATAACAACAACATGTGGGGTTATGGTTGGGCTTATGTTTATGAGGCAATTGGCACGCAATGGGATGATGCCGATGCTCGAAAAGATTATAATTTATGGATGCAAGATGAACCGATTATTGTGAATGGCGATACTACTGGCTATTACGATCAAACCAATCAGAATCGTTGCTGTGCTAGAGCCAATGGAATGTGTTTGCAAAAGTTCTGGTATCAAGAAAACTCCAAGAATGTAAATGGTCGATCAACATTGGGTTTCCCAGTGATGCGCTATGCCGATTTGCTTTTGATGTATGCCGAAGCAGATTTACTTTCTGATGGAACTATCAGTGCAGTAGGATTAGAAGCAATCAACGAAGTAAGAAATCGTGCTGGACTAGAAGACCTGAGTTCAGGTGAGATTACGATTGAAAAGATTTTGGAAGAGCGCCGTTGGGAGTTGTTTGGCGAATCTAAGCGCTGGTTCGATTTTATGCGCAAAAGAAACTCTATGCCTAATCTATTTACCCAAGCTGCTGCAGCCATTGTTGCTGGAGATACTGATGGCGATGACAACGACTTTGCTGCCTTTACTCCGGCAAAACATTGGAAAATGCCATATCCACAGTCGGCAGTAGATAGAAATCCTAATCTTGTTCAAAAGCCAGCTTGGAGCGCTGGTGATTGA